In the genome of Chryseobacterium phocaeense, the window ATCACCAGCATCATTGCCGGAAAAGAAAAAGATGTGATGGTGCGGTATCCGCTTTACAATCCGGAAACCAATGTTCTGGAATATCTGGGGACCAATCTTCCATACCGGAAATTTGCGTCCATAGAAACCGGCTTTCCGGTTAAAATTACAAAATGGTGGAATGTCACAACGCAGATAGCGGGATATTATAATGATGAATTCAGACCGTATCTGGGTGAGGTTTTTGCGTTGAAAGTATACAATTATGAGATTCGTACCAATCAGGTATTTACTTTGCCGGAAGGATATACCCTTAATCTGTATGCTAACTACGAATCAAAAACCGGAAACAGCCTTTATATTATAAAGCCGAGGTATACCGTTGATCTTTCCGTACAGAAATCATGGCTGAGTAACACACTAAATACAAAGATCAGTTACAATAATATTTTTGATTCTTATGATCAGCGTCTGGAATTCAGGCATAAAAAGATTATGGACAACCGTTTTACGCATTGGTGGGACAGCAGCCGTCTGATTCTGTCGGTGGTTTATAACTTTGGAAATTCAAAATATCAAGCCAGGGAATTACAGAAGACAGAAGAAGAAAACAGGGCACGATAAAAAAGAAAACCTGCTTTCAAAAGCAGGTTTTTAGTTTTGTGGATTACGGGCAAACACAGTTTCCGCATGTCCAGATATAGCAGTTTCCGTTTTCATCCCATTCGCAGCAGTATCTCGGTCTGTTGATCCCGCTTCCTACGATTGATTTTTGCTCGTCTCTACCTAGTTTTTTTGCATTTTTCAGCATAGAATTAGTCTTGTTCATGATTTTGATTTTTTGATGTTAATAGTTAAGTTGTAAATATATAATTTTATGGAAAATTATATCACTAATGTATGAATTTATTTTTAATAAGAAGCAAATATTTTTTATATATGTAGATGAAATTTAGCAGGTTGTAGATTTTGATTTTAGTTTTTATTATTTAATATAATTAAAAAAATAAACCCCGCTTTCAGAAACAGGGTTTATTTTTATGGCCGGATTCGCATTATCTCGCTAGTATGCTGTAAGAGTTATCTGGTAAAGAACATGGGTTCCGGAAGAGATTGCTTTAAGACGTATCCTGGCTCCTGTTATTGTTAGATCTATCTCATTTCCGCTATTGGCCGACAGGATCTGTAAATTGTTGAAGGTATATACCCTTGAAATAGGAAATCCGTTCTGAAGAGTATTCCAGGTTACTTTTAAATGGAAAAGTTCAAAGGTCTGGGCCGTACCCGGGCTGGGAGTTGGAGGACTAAGATAAGCAACGGTTGTTCCGTTAGTAATATACTTGCTTTCAAGAACAGGAGTGGTCTGGGTAGAGCTGTTAGGCGGGGAAATAATGTGATAATGACGATCGTAATCGGCTTCCACTTTTATATGATTAGGTGGAAAACTGCTAAGACTTGCCTCGCCGATATATTTAATGCTAAAAGAATTCTGTGCCCATAAACTGGTTACAGATACCACTGTAAATAAAACAGTTAAAAAAAAGGTAAGGGTCTTTTTCATAATAATAAGATTTTGAATTAGTACAGCTAATATAATGGTACCCGGACAAGAAAACCAGCTACATTCAGTAAACACGTACGTTTCAATGGTAACTGCGTAAGCTGAAACTGTAAGTGAGAATTAACTAGTGGTATTTTCTGTATTTATTACATTATGCGGATAAAATAACTGTAATAAAACCGTCCTTCAGAAGAACCGGATTACAGGATAAAATTATACGCATAAAGCAATTCAAAAGTTTCCCAGATAGCGGCCTTTACTTATATTTGTAGTATTGCATAAATCTTTATGAGACTAAACATTAAAAACGAAACGGGCAGGCTGAAATCAGTTGTTTTAGGCCAGCCTAATTCTATGGGACCCATTCCCACACTGGAAGAAAGCTATGACGCCAAGTCCTATTATTCCATCGAACATAATATGTATCCTAAAGAAGAGGATATCATCAGCGAAATGAATGCTTTCGAAGCCGTATTGAAAAAATATGATGTAGAAGTACTCCGCCCCAGCATTATTAAAGATTACAACCAGGTTTTCTCAAGAGATGTGGCTTTCGTAATTGACGATAAAATGATCATCTCAAACGTGATCGCAGACAGAGCCGACGAACAGGAAGCTTATAAAAAAGTTTTTGAAAAAGTAGCATGGAGAAAAATCATCAACCTTCCCGAAACCGCCCACATTGAAGGTGGAGACGTAATTGTATGGGATGATTTCCTCTTTATTGGAACATGTTTCAGCGAGGATTACCGGAACTATAAAACGGCAAGAACCAACGAATATGCCATTGAAATCTTAAAAGAATACTTCCCGAAAAAAAGAATCATCGATCTTGAGCTAAAGAAAAATGACAGAGTACCTTTTGAAGGAATCTTACATTTAGACTGTACGTTCAATCCGGTAGGAGAAGATAAATGCCTGATCTATAAGAACGGATTTGTAGATGAAAGCGATTACCGCCTGATCATTGATATTTTCGGGGAAGAAAACTGTTTCCATCTTAATGATGAAGAAATGTTTGAAATGTTCCCGAACATTTTCTCCATATCTCCGGACGTTGTAGTATCAGACAAGACATTCACCAGAATGAACAACCACCTGAGAAACGAATGGGGAATGACCGTAGAAGAAATCCCGTACAGGGAAATCTCCAAAATGGGAGGCCTCCTGAGATGCTCTACAATGCCATTGGTAAGAGAGTAGGCCGATGCGAAGATGAGACAATTTCCTGATGTGGGAATTTTTAAATCTTTAAATCTTTTAATTTTTAAATCTAAAACAATGCAGACAACAGATACCGTACTCATGATAGAACCGATTGCATTCGGTTACAATGCTGAAACAGCGAAAAACAATTATTTTCAGGTGGAACAGAAAGGTTCAGATATTCAGTCTAAGGCTTTGGCGGAATTCAATACTTTTGTGGGAAAACTGAGAAGCAAAGGTGTGAATGTAATTACCATAAAAGATACCCTGGATCCTCACACACCGGATTCCATCTTCCCAAATAACTGGGTAAGTTTCCATAAAGACGGGAAAGTGGTACTTTATCCCATGTTTGCTTCCAACAGAAGAGTGGAAAGAAGAGAGGATATTCTTGAAAGCATCGGAAACCAGGGATTTGAAGTAGTAGAAATTGATGACTGGTCTTTTTCTGAAACCCAGGGACATTTCCTGGAAGGAACGGGAAGCATGATCTTTGATCATGATCATAAAATTGCTTACGGTTCGGTTTCTCTGAGACTTGACGAAAATTTATTCAGGGAATTCTGTGAAAAATATGGTTTTACGCCAATAATTTTCCATTCTTATCAGACGGTAGGAACGGAAAGACTACCTATTTACCATACCAATGTAATGATGTGTGTGGCTGACAAATTTGTAGTGATCTGTCTGGACTGCATCGATGATGAGCTGGAAAGGGAAAAAGTGATTGAAACCATTAAAAACTCCGGAAAAGAGATTATTGAAATTTCAGAAGAACAGATGCAGCAGTTTGCAGGAAATATGCTTCAGGTTCAGAATAAAGACGGTGAAAAATTTCTGGTGATGAGCCAGACAGCTTACCAGTCCTTAAACTCTGGACAGGTGGCTGCCATAGAAAAATACTGTGAAATTATTTATTCGGACCTGAATACCATTGAAGTAAACGGTGGTGGAAGCGCCAGATGTATGCTGGCTGAGGTTTTCCTTCCGAAAAAATAACAGCATAAATAATCAATAAATGGATATAATTCCGGCCTTGGAACAAGGCCGGAATTTTTTTTGACCGGTTCATTTTTTCAAATTGAGACAAAAGACAAAAAAGTTAGCTAAATTTGTTCCCTAAGCTAAAATTATGAAGATGCAGCAGTTTTTTTTATCGTTCGCTGTTTTGTTGGGAATATTTGTGGGAGCCCAGCAGAAAACATTCTGTAACCCTATCAATATAGATTATGGCTATACGCCGTTTGAAGTATTCTCAAAACAGGGGAAACACCGGGCTACAGCCGATCCCGTAATCGTTAATTTTAAAAATAAACTATTCCTGTTCTCTACCAACCAGGAAGGCTACTGGTACAGCGATGATATGCTGGACTGGAAATTTGTGAAAAGAAAATTCCTCAGAGATAATAAATATACCCATGACCTCAATGCACCAGCAGTCTGGGCAATGAAAGATACACTCTACGTTTACGGTTCTACCTGGGAACAGGATTTCCCGATCTGGAAGAGTACCAACCCTACCAAAGACGACTGGAAAATTGCTGTAGACACTCTAAAAGTAGGAGCATGGGATCCGGCGTTCCATTATGATGAAGATAAAAACAAACTCTATCTGTACTGGGGTTCCAGTAATGAATGGCCGCTTTTGGGAACAGAAGTGAAGGTGAAAAATCTGCAGTCGGAAGGGTTTACAAAACCCATTATTAAGCTGAAACCTGAAGACCATGGCTGGGAAAGATTCGGGGAATACAATGACAATGTTTTCCTGCAGCCGTTTGTAGAAGGTGCCTGGATGACGAAACACAACGGAAAATATTATATGCAGTACGGAGCTCCGGCCACAGAATTCAGTGGATATTCGGATGGGGTTTATGTAAGTAAAAATCCTTTGGAAGGCTTTGAATACCAGCAGCACAATCCTTTCTCTTACAAACCGGGAGGTTTCGCCAGGGGAGCTGGCCATGGAGCGACCTTTGAAGACAATTATAAAAACTGGTGGCATATTTCAACCATCTTTATTTCCACTAAAAATAATTTTGAACGGAGACTCGGAATCTGGCCTGCCGGATTTGATAAGGATGATGTGATGTACACGAATACGGCTTATGGAGATTATCCGACCCTTCTTCCACAGTATGCACAAGGTAAAGATTTCTCAAAAGGACTTTTTGCAGGCTGGATGCTTCTGAATTACAATAAACCGGTTCAGGTTTCTTCTACTTTAGGCGGATACCAGCCTAATTTAGCGGTGGATGAAGACATTAAAACGTACTGGAGTGCAAAAACCGGGAATTCCGGAGAATGGTTCCAGACTGATCTGGGAGATATTTCCACCATTAATGCCATCCAGATCAATTATGCAGATCAGGACGCCGAATTTATGGGGAAAACTCTGGGGAAAATGCATCAGTACAAGATCTACGGCTCCAATGACGGGAAGAAGTGGAATGTAATTGTTGATAAAAGCAAGAATACCAAAGATGTTCCCCACGATTATGTAGAACTTGAAAAACCGGCCAAAGCCAGATTCCTGAAAATGGAAAACCTGAAAATGCCTACCGGAAAATTTGCATTAAGCGGATTTAGGGTATTCGGAAAAGGAGCTGGTGAACAACCTAAAAAAGTGGAAGGATTTGTCCCACTAAGAGCCGATCCTAAAAAATACGGTGAAAGAAGAAGCATCTGGATGAAATGGCAGCAGAACCAGGATGCAGACGGGTACGTGATCTACTGGGGAAAATCTCCGGATAAATTATACGGAAGCATGATGGTGTACGGCAAGAATGAATACTTCTTTACCGGGGCAGACCGTACGGATGCTTACTATTTCCAGATCGAAGCTTTTAATGCCAATGGGGTTTCGGAGAGAACGGAAATTGTGAAATCAGAATAGAGGATAAAGAAAAAAAGAATAAAAAGAAATCTGCCACATCAGCTCAATCTGCGTGAACTTTTAGATTCAAATTCAAAAATAATAGCAGCGTCCGGAAATTTTCCGGGCGCTTATTTTTTATCTATCTGCTTCAAAAAGCCCGCAATATTCCCAATCAACAACTCATCATTCGGGCTTTTATCCCAATCCAGATGTCCGCCATTGAATTCATAGGATGCGTGCACTACTTTATTTTGACTCAATGCAGAATCCAGCTTTCTCATCTGTGACAGCGGAATCACCTGATCCCTGTTTCCATAATAGGAAAGAGTAGGCGGTGAGGTTTCATTAATCCAGAAAACAGGATTTGGAATATCCTGATTAGTTATATCTGTTGGAGTAGGTTTTGAGGCATCAGTCATATGTTTTTCAACAAAAGAATAGTCGGAATAGTTTTTAAAGTCTGCACTGTTCAGATCGGCTGGCCCTACGATATTTACGATTGCTTTTACTTTTGTCCGGTGTTTAAGGTCAAAAATCCTGTTGTAACCATACAACATTGATAAGTGGGCGCCTGCGCTGTTCCCGAGCAAAATAATTTCAGGGGGAAACTTCATCTCTACAGACTTTTTAACCAATATATCTAAAGCATCATCAATGTCTTCCGTTTGGTTGGGAAGAATAAAAGAATGCTGATCCGCCAGCCTGTAATTTATATTCGCAAAAACATAATCAGGAAACTTTTGCATCATAGAAAGAGTGAAAAAGGTAAGCTGTGATTTGTCTCCTCCGCGCCAGCCTCCACCATGAATAAGTACAAAAATACCTTGTATTGAGTTTCTGTTTTCAGGGATATAAAGATCCATTACCTGCCTGGAATCATTTCCATAACGGACATTTTCTTCCTTGTTAAAGCTGGCATCTTTACCCAGCTTTACTTTCTTTTCTTTGCACCCGGTCCAAAGAAAAAGGATTGAAATAAAACATAAAAAGGCAGCGAGACTTTTGTTCATAATCATAAAGATAGAAAACCCGCCGGAAATTCCGGCGGGCTCACCACAAAAATAATTGAATATGAAGAATGATAGTTTTTATCTTGTTCTGCTTTTGATATCGTCCGATGCCGCTTCGATATCTCTTACTTTTTTCAATTTCTGGTTTCCGAAATTATACGTAAGGCTTACCGTTACACTCCTTCTGTACTGGTCATTGCGGATGTAATTGTAATTTCCGTTAGGTTGATAATCTTCAATTTCTACAACATTTGTTCTCAGCACATCATTCAGGTTTACGGCAAAAGTCCAGTCGTTCCAGTTTTTCTTGATACTCAGATCAAGGCTCATCAGGTTTTTAAGCATTCCCAGCTCTATCTGCTGTTTGTCTACATAGAAATAATTGACACCCAGGAACCAGGTTTTCTTTTTATCCAGACGAAGGGTATTGTTACTCGTCACAATCAAACTGGTAGATTTTACATTATTCGTATACACTATAGGTTTGCCGTCTTTATCTACAAAAGTTTCACCGGTGGTAGGATCTTCTGCAAGAGATCCATCGTTGATGTTGTGCTGGATTCCCGCATTGAAGTTCAGGGTTAAATACTGCTTGAAGAAAGTCTTCTGAATTCCAACCATGGCAGACATTTCCTGTCTGTCACCAAAATTCGTTCTGATATAACGCAGTACGCTTTGTTCACTGATCGTTCCGTCTGTAGCTTTGGTGAATCCCTGCAACGGAACCTGGGTGATCTGATCTTTGAGATAAGAGTGATTCAGAATCAGGAAATAGGAGTTTTTATACATATACGTCAGTTCCTGATTATAGGTGGATGATGCCTTTACAAAAGGATTGTTCTGCGTATAATTAACCTCAGTGATATAATTTCTTACCGGATTGATTTCCCAGAAACTCGGCCTTCTCATTCTGCTCGAAAATGAATAAGAGATATTGTTCTTATCATTAATCGCATAATTGAAGCTTAAATACGGAAGAAAGTTATTATAATCCCTCTCAATCACCTGATGCTTTTGCGGCTCCGTTTTATTTTTAGGATTAAAGCTATCCGCCGTTCCCAGACTGTTCGTAATTTCATATCTGGCTCCGATTTTTCCTGAAAATTTATCAGAGAACTTCTTTTCCAGCGTCAGATAAAGACCGTAAATATTTTCATCATAAATAAAGTGATTGGTTTCCGGGCTGGTTTCTATTCCGGTTAAATTTCCTGTAGGGCTGTAAAGATAATCGTAAGTAAGGTTTTTGGTATCATTGTCTGTCCTTGTTTTGTTAAAATTCCCGCCCGCAGAAAGGGTAAAGTCACTTTTAAATTTCTGGATATAATCTACAGTTCCTGAGAAATTGTTGATGATCTGCGGAATATCCTGGATAATTGTTTTTTTCGTTCTTGAAAAATCAGCCCAGTTCGTGATACCAGGAAGCATGGTATTGTTGTCTGAAAACTGAAATCTTTTATAAATCATATAGGCCACATTTACATTCAGCTTACTTCCCAGTGAGTCCAGCTTGGCTTCATAGTTGAGGTTCACCGAGTTATTGTAGTTTCGCGCGTCTGCTCTGTTTTTCGTTCTGGTGTATGAAATATCCGTAATTCCTTTGTCATCCGTTAGGGCCAGTGTATTGAACAGGTCAATGGTTGAATTATAACTTTTATTGGCCCATGAATTCCATGATAAAGCTAAATTGTTTTTTTCGTTCAGCTGGTAATCAATATTAAGATAGCCGCCGATGTTTTTATTCGGGTCATCAATATCACCTACCGATTCATTTTTTAACTGGCTTGTACCGTTTCTTAAAATATAGCTTTGAGGCTCGATGTTTTCGCCGCCATTCAGGTTGGCGCTTATTCCCAGCTTATCCTTTCTGTAGTTCACAGAGAAGCTCGCCTGGCTGGCGTTGAATTTATTCTGGGTATTGGACATCCGCATGTTTCCATTAGTACCGTCGCTCATTTTTTTCTTCAGGACGATATTGATGATCCCGTCTGAAGATTCAACCTGGAATTCACTTCCCGGAACCGTAATCACTTCAATTCTCTGGATATTTTCAGCCGGAGTATTTTTAAGGAATTGGGCCAGGGATTCAGCATCCATATTGGTTTTTCTTCCGTTGATGTAAATCAGTGCATTGTTTTTTCCTGCGATCTTTAACGTTTTATCATCCGTTGAAGAAAGAAGCGGCGTTTGTTTCAGCAGATCAAAAGTGGTATTTCCTTTGGCAACAGGAGATGCTGCCACATCATAGACAAAACGATCACTCTGCTTTTTAAAAACCTGTTTTGTTATCGTAATTCCTTCTATGGATTTTGTTTTGGCCGTGTCGGATTTCTTTTCCTGGGCAAAAGCGATGCTTCCTGAGATGGCTGCTGCCAGTATAATGATCTTTTTCATGATTCCTTATTTAAGTGTGGTAATAGTGGTGGTGGTAATTCTTTGTAGTGTTTATTACGAAAGGTGATGAGTTCCGTGATGTCATGAATATCCTGCCTCACCTTGATAAAGGCGAATTTTATATGTTTCTATGAATGGTTAAAGATTGGTTTCCTGAGTTGAAAAGCTTTCCTGAATTGTTTAGGTTCTTGATTTTATCGCATCGTTGGCAGATTTCATTTCTCTTGCCTTTTTCAGCTTCTGGTTCCCGAAGTTGTAGGTTACCCCGATATTCAGAATTCTCGGATATTCGAAGTTCACCACATTATTGTAGCTTCCGCTAGGCTGTATTCCCTGTATGCTGTTAAAGTTCTGGTTAAATACATCATATACTTCAGCCACGAAAGTCCAGTTCCCCATGATCTTTTTTAAGCTTACATCAAAGCTCTGTCTTACTCCTAATGTTCCGCTTTCAATTTTTACTTTACTTCCATAATAATAATTGACTCCCAGATACCAGTCTTTATTAGCAGAAAGGCGGATATTGTTGTTAATATTAGCTGAGTAATTAAAGTTTTTAAAGTTGATTACATATGGGTCCAGCACTTCGGTGTATCCCGGAACCGGTACTGAGGTTGGATCTTCCGAAACCGTTCCCTTATAGATGCTGTAACCCAGGTTGACGGAATAATTGGTCGTCCAGATTTCTTTGAACCAGGATTTATTCATCCCTAAAGTAAGTCCGAACTGCTGGTTGCTTCCATAATTGGTTCTGATATACCTTAAGAATCTGGTAGTCGCAATGACAGGATCTCCGTTCGGGCCGTAAACAATATTTCCACTTTCATCTTTTTGAGGCCCGGTGATGCTTCCCTGAAGCGGGATCTGGTTGGAAGCGTCTTTTACATAACTATAGCTCAGATTGGCAAAAAATGCACTCTTGAACATATAGCTGATCTCCTGATTATAATATTTCGAAGCCAGTACAAATGGGTTATTCTGTGTATAATTATTAGGCGTGAAATACGTTCTTGAAGGATTCAGTTCCCAGAATCTCGGTCTTCTGATCCTGCTGGAAAAACTGTAGGTAAGATTATGGTCTGCATTGATCGCATAGTTCAGATTAAGATAAGGCAGTAAATTATTGTAATTTCTGTCGAAACTTGTTTTATCCAGAATTTCACCGCTGCTTCG includes:
- a CDS encoding dimethylarginine dimethylaminohydrolase family protein, whose amino-acid sequence is MRLNIKNETGRLKSVVLGQPNSMGPIPTLEESYDAKSYYSIEHNMYPKEEDIISEMNAFEAVLKKYDVEVLRPSIIKDYNQVFSRDVAFVIDDKMIISNVIADRADEQEAYKKVFEKVAWRKIINLPETAHIEGGDVIVWDDFLFIGTCFSEDYRNYKTARTNEYAIEILKEYFPKKRIIDLELKKNDRVPFEGILHLDCTFNPVGEDKCLIYKNGFVDESDYRLIIDIFGEENCFHLNDEEMFEMFPNIFSISPDVVVSDKTFTRMNNHLRNEWGMTVEEIPYREISKMGGLLRCSTMPLVRE
- the ctlX gene encoding citrulline utilization hydrolase CtlX, which gives rise to MQTTDTVLMIEPIAFGYNAETAKNNYFQVEQKGSDIQSKALAEFNTFVGKLRSKGVNVITIKDTLDPHTPDSIFPNNWVSFHKDGKVVLYPMFASNRRVERREDILESIGNQGFEVVEIDDWSFSETQGHFLEGTGSMIFDHDHKIAYGSVSLRLDENLFREFCEKYGFTPIIFHSYQTVGTERLPIYHTNVMMCVADKFVVICLDCIDDELEREKVIETIKNSGKEIIEISEEQMQQFAGNMLQVQNKDGEKFLVMSQTAYQSLNSGQVAAIEKYCEIIYSDLNTIEVNGGGSARCMLAEVFLPKK
- a CDS encoding discoidin domain-containing protein, which codes for MQQFFLSFAVLLGIFVGAQQKTFCNPINIDYGYTPFEVFSKQGKHRATADPVIVNFKNKLFLFSTNQEGYWYSDDMLDWKFVKRKFLRDNKYTHDLNAPAVWAMKDTLYVYGSTWEQDFPIWKSTNPTKDDWKIAVDTLKVGAWDPAFHYDEDKNKLYLYWGSSNEWPLLGTEVKVKNLQSEGFTKPIIKLKPEDHGWERFGEYNDNVFLQPFVEGAWMTKHNGKYYMQYGAPATEFSGYSDGVYVSKNPLEGFEYQQHNPFSYKPGGFARGAGHGATFEDNYKNWWHISTIFISTKNNFERRLGIWPAGFDKDDVMYTNTAYGDYPTLLPQYAQGKDFSKGLFAGWMLLNYNKPVQVSSTLGGYQPNLAVDEDIKTYWSAKTGNSGEWFQTDLGDISTINAIQINYADQDAEFMGKTLGKMHQYKIYGSNDGKKWNVIVDKSKNTKDVPHDYVELEKPAKARFLKMENLKMPTGKFALSGFRVFGKGAGEQPKKVEGFVPLRADPKKYGERRSIWMKWQQNQDADGYVIYWGKSPDKLYGSMMVYGKNEYFFTGADRTDAYYFQIEAFNANGVSERTEIVKSE
- a CDS encoding alpha/beta hydrolase; this encodes MNKSLAAFLCFISILFLWTGCKEKKVKLGKDASFNKEENVRYGNDSRQVMDLYIPENRNSIQGIFVLIHGGGWRGGDKSQLTFFTLSMMQKFPDYVFANINYRLADQHSFILPNQTEDIDDALDILVKKSVEMKFPPEIILLGNSAGAHLSMLYGYNRIFDLKHRTKVKAIVNIVGPADLNSADFKNYSDYSFVEKHMTDASKPTPTDITNQDIPNPVFWINETSPPTLSYYGNRDQVIPLSQMRKLDSALSQNKVVHASYEFNGGHLDWDKSPNDELLIGNIAGFLKQIDKK
- a CDS encoding outer membrane beta-barrel family protein — translated: MKKIIILAAAISGSIAFAQEKKSDTAKTKSIEGITITKQVFKKQSDRFVYDVAASPVAKGNTTFDLLKQTPLLSSTDDKTLKIAGKNNALIYINGRKTNMDAESLAQFLKNTPAENIQRIEVITVPGSEFQVESSDGIINIVLKKKMSDGTNGNMRMSNTQNKFNASQASFSVNYRKDKLGISANLNGGENIEPQSYILRNGTSQLKNESVGDIDDPNKNIGGYLNIDYQLNEKNNLALSWNSWANKSYNSTIDLFNTLALTDDKGITDISYTRTKNRADARNYNNSVNLNYEAKLDSLGSKLNVNVAYMIYKRFQFSDNNTMLPGITNWADFSRTKKTIIQDIPQIINNFSGTVDYIQKFKSDFTLSAGGNFNKTRTDNDTKNLTYDYLYSPTGNLTGIETSPETNHFIYDENIYGLYLTLEKKFSDKFSGKIGARYEITNSLGTADSFNPKNKTEPQKHQVIERDYNNFLPYLSFNYAINDKNNISYSFSSRMRRPSFWEINPVRNYITEVNYTQNNPFVKASSTYNQELTYMYKNSYFLILNHSYLKDQITQVPLQGFTKATDGTISEQSVLRYIRTNFGDRQEMSAMVGIQKTFFKQYLTLNFNAGIQHNINDGSLAEDPTTGETFVDKDGKPIVYTNNVKSTSLIVTSNNTLRLDKKKTWFLGVNYFYVDKQQIELGMLKNLMSLDLSIKKNWNDWTFAVNLNDVLRTNVVEIEDYQPNGNYNYIRNDQYRRSVTVSLTYNFGNQKLKKVRDIEAASDDIKSRTR